From Streptomyces cyaneogriseus subsp. noncyanogenus, the proteins below share one genomic window:
- a CDS encoding AAA family ATPase: MDFGTQGPKAPADLAWLRGVDAYTMGAYPQAEEEFRAAVRMDPGMADAWLGLHALRVDTTTALLRMFRHRDRFGEQRARHRRALNSWYWLGWWVQPVLESPRDLLLAHASHWLDGRHVPELDRALAGLPPVDTDRQVRFLHACRAYLVKDWEQLVRHTDPLLDDPVLGIEAGLFGGMARVRLEMYGQAEPLLSAALMRCRSEQPQRKELRYWLARAHEGTGRSAAALPLYRAVHSVDPAFMDTSARLAAIAEGDGYDEAADGADLAAIALTGSGQDGVDGPDGLDTLFGAEERDLKLSAPQPPAPPLPAVPGPAVRARTAPEPSLPAGPTDPALLEDALAELERMVGLEPVKRQVKALSAQLNMARLRAGQGLPVQPPKRHFVFSGPSGTGKTTVARILGRVFYALGLLGGDHLVEAQRADLVGEYLGQTAVKANELIDSALGGVLFVDEAYSLSNSGYGKGDAYGDEALQVLLKRAEDNRDHLVVILAGYPEGMDRLLTANPGLSSRFTTRVDFPSYRPGELTEIGKVLAAENGDRWDDEALDELRSIAGHVVEQGWIDELGNGRFLRTLYEKSCAYRDLRLSVCPTTLTRDDLATLRLPDLMQAYGEVLSGRGPQDPPAM; this comes from the coding sequence ATGGACTTCGGCACGCAGGGCCCCAAGGCCCCGGCCGACCTCGCCTGGCTGCGAGGCGTGGACGCCTACACCATGGGCGCCTATCCGCAGGCGGAGGAGGAGTTCCGGGCCGCCGTCCGGATGGACCCCGGCATGGCCGACGCCTGGCTGGGCCTGCACGCGCTGCGCGTGGACACCACGACCGCGCTGCTGCGCATGTTCCGCCACCGCGACCGGTTCGGCGAGCAGCGCGCCCGGCACCGCCGCGCCCTCAACTCCTGGTACTGGCTGGGCTGGTGGGTGCAGCCGGTGCTGGAGAGCCCGCGCGACCTGCTGCTCGCGCACGCCTCCCACTGGCTGGACGGCCGCCACGTCCCGGAGCTGGACCGGGCGCTGGCGGGGCTGCCGCCGGTGGACACCGACCGCCAGGTCCGCTTCCTGCACGCCTGCCGCGCCTATCTCGTCAAGGACTGGGAGCAGCTCGTCCGGCACACCGACCCGCTGCTCGACGACCCCGTGCTCGGCATCGAGGCCGGCCTGTTCGGCGGCATGGCCCGGGTCCGGCTGGAGATGTACGGGCAGGCCGAGCCCCTGCTGTCGGCGGCCCTGATGCGGTGCCGCAGCGAGCAGCCGCAGCGCAAGGAGCTGCGCTACTGGCTGGCGCGCGCCCACGAGGGCACGGGCCGCAGCGCCGCGGCGCTCCCGCTGTACCGGGCGGTGCACAGTGTCGATCCGGCCTTCATGGACACCTCCGCCCGGCTCGCCGCCATCGCGGAGGGCGACGGGTACGACGAGGCGGCCGACGGCGCCGATCTGGCGGCGATCGCCCTGACCGGCAGCGGGCAGGACGGCGTGGACGGCCCGGACGGGCTGGACACGCTCTTCGGCGCCGAGGAGCGCGATCTGAAACTCTCCGCTCCGCAGCCGCCGGCCCCTCCCCTGCCAGCGGTGCCCGGCCCGGCGGTCCGGGCCCGGACCGCCCCGGAGCCGTCCCTGCCCGCGGGGCCCACCGATCCGGCGTTACTGGAGGACGCGCTCGCCGAGCTGGAGCGCATGGTGGGCCTGGAGCCGGTGAAGCGGCAGGTCAAGGCGCTGTCCGCGCAGTTGAACATGGCCCGGCTGCGGGCCGGCCAGGGGCTGCCGGTCCAGCCGCCCAAGCGGCACTTCGTCTTCTCCGGTCCCTCCGGCACCGGCAAGACCACGGTCGCCCGCATCCTCGGGCGGGTCTTCTACGCCCTCGGCCTGCTCGGCGGCGACCATCTGGTCGAGGCGCAGCGGGCCGACCTGGTGGGCGAGTACCTGGGGCAGACGGCGGTGAAGGCCAACGAGCTGATCGACTCCGCCCTCGGCGGCGTCCTCTTCGTGGACGAGGCGTACTCCCTGTCGAACTCGGGCTACGGCAAGGGCGACGCCTACGGCGACGAGGCCCTGCAGGTGCTGCTGAAGCGGGCGGAGGACAACCGCGACCATCTGGTGGTGATCCTGGCCGGGTACCCGGAGGGCATGGACCGCCTGCTGACCGCCAATCCCGGGCTGTCCTCCCGCTTCACCACCCGCGTCGACTTCCCGTCGTACCGGCCGGGGGAGCTGACGGAGATCGGCAAGGTGCTCGCCGCCGAGAACGGCGACCGGTGGGACGACGAGGCGCTGGACGAGCTGCGCTCGATCGCCGGGCACGTCGTCGAGCAGGGATGGATCGACGAGCTGGGCAACGGGCGGTTCCTGCGCACGCTGTACGAGAAGAGCTGCGCGTACCGGGACCTGCGGCTGTCGGTCTGCCCGACCACGCTGACGCGGGACGATCTGGCGACGCTGCGGCTGCCGGACCTGATGCAGGCGTACGGCGAGGTGCTGTCGGGGCGGGGGCCGCAGGATCCGCCGGCGATGTGA
- a CDS encoding hemolysin family protein produces MSVLQLLFAALLVLANGFFVGAEFALVSVRRSQIEPLGTARARQVLYGLERLPQMMAAAQFGITVCSLTLGAVAEPTVAHLLEPVFAWIHLPHGMIHPLGYVIALAVVVFCHLVIGEMVPKNLAMAAPEKAALWLSPGLVAFARLCRPVTVALGACAGAILRLFRVEPKDEVEAVFTSEQLNRLVEDAGQAGLLDPEEAERLEDALELGSRPVTDVLLGRESLVTVPPSVTPGEIVELTARTGYSRFPVTAGPGAFMGYLHVKDVLDLEDSERAVPQRLWRPMTTLRSELPLDDALTVMRRAATHLAQVADASGKVLGLVALEDVLELLVGEVRDPAHREPGAVTVTEPRAGSPEGALAH; encoded by the coding sequence ATGAGCGTCCTGCAACTGCTCTTCGCGGCGCTGCTCGTGCTCGCCAACGGATTCTTCGTCGGCGCCGAGTTCGCCCTCGTCTCCGTCCGCCGCAGCCAGATCGAGCCGCTCGGCACCGCCCGCGCCCGGCAGGTCCTGTACGGGCTGGAGCGGCTGCCGCAGATGATGGCCGCCGCCCAGTTCGGCATCACCGTCTGCTCGCTGACCCTCGGCGCGGTCGCCGAGCCGACCGTCGCCCACCTGCTGGAGCCGGTCTTCGCCTGGATCCATCTGCCGCACGGGATGATCCACCCGCTCGGCTACGTCATCGCGCTCGCGGTGGTGGTCTTCTGCCATCTGGTCATCGGCGAGATGGTCCCGAAGAACCTGGCGATGGCCGCCCCGGAGAAGGCCGCGCTCTGGCTCAGCCCCGGCCTGGTCGCCTTCGCCCGGCTGTGCCGGCCGGTGACGGTCGCCCTCGGCGCCTGTGCCGGAGCCATCCTGCGGCTGTTCCGCGTCGAGCCCAAGGACGAGGTCGAGGCGGTCTTCACCAGCGAGCAGCTCAACCGGCTGGTGGAGGACGCCGGCCAGGCCGGACTCCTCGACCCGGAGGAGGCCGAGCGCCTGGAGGACGCCCTGGAGCTGGGTTCCCGCCCGGTGACGGACGTCCTGCTGGGGCGGGAGTCGCTGGTGACCGTCCCCCCGTCGGTCACCCCCGGCGAGATCGTCGAGCTCACCGCCCGCACCGGGTACTCCCGCTTCCCCGTCACCGCCGGCCCCGGCGCCTTCATGGGCTACCTGCACGTCAAGGACGTCCTGGACCTGGAGGACTCCGAGCGGGCCGTGCCGCAGCGCCTGTGGCGGCCCATGACGACCCTGCGGTCCGAGCTGCCGCTCGACGACGCGCTCACCGTCATGCGGCGGGCCGCGACGCATCTGGCCCAGGTGGCCGACGCGTCCGGCAAGGTGCTCGGCCTGGTGGCGCTGGAGGACGTCCTGGAGCTGCTCGTGGGCGAGGTGCGCGACCCGGCCCACCGCGAGCCGGGCGCGGTGACGGTGACCGAGCCCCGCGCCGGCAGCCCGGAAGGGGCCCTGGCCCACTGA